One Pyrus communis chromosome 4, drPyrComm1.1, whole genome shotgun sequence genomic region harbors:
- the LOC137732421 gene encoding nudix hydrolase 17, mitochondrial, with product MTCLVARTGRELQRYNMGRRQVVGCIPYRYKDGSDGAISNELEVLVITSQKGNAFMFPKGGWELDESVEEAASRESLEEAGVLGNVECQLGKWSFMSKSQETYYEGYMFPLFVKEQLDLWPEKNVRQRIWMTTTKAREACQHWWMKEALDILVERLTSEQKQEEENVLACSFN from the exons ATGACTTGTTTGGTTGCTCGGACGGGAAGGGAATTGCAGAGGTACAACATGGGCCGCCGGCAAGTCGTAGG ATGCATTCCCTATAGATACAAAGATGGCAGTGATGGTGCCATTAGCAACGAATTGGAAGTCCTTGTGATCACTTCACAGAAAGGCAATGCATTTATGTTCCCTAAG GGTGGTTGGGAACTTGATGAATCCGTGGAAGAAGCTGCTTCAAGAGAGTCACTAGAAGAAGCAGGGGTCCTAGGCAATGTTGAG TGCCAATTGGGCAAATGGAGTTTCATGAGCAAAAGCCAAGAGACATATTATGAAGGGTACATGTTTCCCTTGTTTGTCAAGGAGCAACTAGATCTTTGGCCTGAGAAGAATGTACGACAAAGAATATGG atgaCTACAACGAAAGCAAGAGAGGCATGCCAACATTGGTGGATGAAGGAAGCGTTGGACATTTTGGTCGAACGGCTTACCTCGGAACAGAAACAAGAGGAGGAGAATGTACTGGCTTGTTctttcaattaa